Proteins encoded together in one Cellulomonas gilvus ATCC 13127 window:
- a CDS encoding succinic semialdehyde dehydrogenase, which translates to MANDHGPHAELFDPETDPLATYVLEPEDVATLLARVVSSPGAATTTSHAPFTGAPIAAVPQSTVQDVARAARQARAAQRLWSAQPVRERAAVLSRLHDLLLERQSDVLDLIQLETGKARVSAFEEVADIAQVARHYAVRARRYLAPRRVAGLVPGLTDVRVLRHPVGVVGIVAPWNFPLTLTLGDVLPALVAGNAVLLRPDPQTALTSLWAAELLEDAGLPAGVLQVVVGDGPTVGGAVIEHSDHVSFTGSTRTGRAVAAAAGERLVPATLELGGKNAMYVAPDVDVETAAEGAVRACFVGAGQVCVSIERIYVHRDVLDDFTEAFARRTRALRLGAGLDYRADVGSLTSAAQLATVVEHVEDAIGHGARVLAGGVHRSDLGPWFYEPTILLDVPPQARLFREETFGPVVSLYPVASDDEAVAAMNDTEFGLNASIWTADARRGAALARRVHAGSVNVNEGYVATWASVGAPQGGWGSSGIGVRHGREGLWETTRLQTVAVQHGTHGALGLPPAGLRRLFELGTDVWPEVYTQLLRAMKAARLP; encoded by the coding sequence ATGGCGAACGACCACGGCCCGCACGCCGAGCTCTTCGACCCCGAGACCGACCCCCTGGCCACGTACGTCCTGGAACCCGAGGACGTCGCCACGCTGCTGGCGCGGGTCGTGAGCTCACCGGGCGCGGCGACGACGACCTCGCACGCCCCGTTCACGGGCGCCCCGATCGCGGCCGTGCCGCAGTCGACCGTGCAGGACGTGGCGCGCGCCGCGCGCCAGGCCCGCGCGGCGCAGCGGCTGTGGTCCGCGCAGCCCGTGCGTGAGCGCGCCGCGGTGCTCTCGCGCCTGCACGACCTGCTGCTGGAGCGGCAGTCCGACGTGCTGGACCTCATCCAGCTCGAGACCGGCAAGGCCCGCGTCTCGGCGTTCGAGGAGGTCGCGGACATCGCGCAGGTCGCGCGGCACTACGCCGTGCGTGCGCGGCGCTACCTCGCGCCGCGGCGCGTCGCGGGCCTCGTGCCCGGGCTCACGGACGTGCGCGTGCTGCGGCACCCGGTCGGCGTCGTGGGGATCGTCGCGCCCTGGAACTTCCCGCTCACGCTCACGCTGGGCGACGTGCTGCCCGCGCTCGTCGCGGGCAACGCGGTGCTGCTGCGCCCCGACCCCCAGACCGCGCTGACGTCGCTGTGGGCCGCCGAGCTGCTCGAGGACGCGGGGCTGCCCGCGGGTGTGCTGCAGGTCGTCGTGGGCGACGGTCCGACCGTCGGCGGTGCCGTGATCGAGCACAGCGACCACGTGAGCTTCACCGGGTCGACCCGGACGGGCCGTGCCGTCGCCGCAGCGGCGGGGGAGCGGCTCGTGCCCGCGACGCTCGAGCTCGGCGGCAAGAACGCGATGTACGTCGCGCCCGACGTCGACGTCGAGACCGCGGCCGAGGGCGCCGTCCGCGCGTGCTTCGTGGGCGCGGGGCAGGTGTGCGTGAGCATCGAGCGCATCTACGTGCACCGCGACGTGCTGGACGACTTCACCGAGGCGTTCGCGCGGCGCACGCGCGCGCTGCGGCTCGGCGCGGGCCTGGACTACCGGGCCGACGTCGGTTCGCTCACGTCCGCGGCCCAGCTCGCGACGGTCGTCGAGCACGTCGAGGACGCGATCGGGCACGGCGCCCGCGTCCTGGCCGGCGGCGTGCACCGCAGCGACCTGGGTCCGTGGTTCTACGAGCCGACCATCCTGCTCGACGTGCCGCCCCAGGCGCGCCTGTTCCGCGAGGAGACGTTCGGGCCCGTCGTCTCGCTGTACCCCGTGGCGTCCGACGACGAGGCCGTGGCCGCGATGAACGACACCGAGTTCGGGCTCAACGCGAGCATCTGGACCGCCGACGCGCGCCGGGGTGCCGCGCTCGCGCGCCGCGTGCACGCGGGCTCGGTCAACGTCAACGAGGGCTACGTGGCCACGTGGGCGTCCGTGGGCGCGCCGCAGGGCGGCTGGGGGTCGTCCGGCATCGGCGTCCGGCACGGACGCGAGGGTCTCTGGGAGACCACCCGCCTGCAGACCGTCGCCGTGCAGCACGGCACGCACGGTGCGCTCGGGCTGCCGCCCGCGGGCCTGCGCCGCCTGTTCGAGCTGGGCACCGACGTGTGGCCCGAGGTCTACACGCAGCTGCTGCGCGCCATGAAGGCCGCGCGCCTGCCCTGA
- a CDS encoding acetate/propionate family kinase — translation MTAAPHTQGTVLVVNSGSSSIKYQLVDPVGGDAIASGLVERIGEEIGTVKHVVGDATTVREVPVADHGEGLRIVLGLFDEVGPDLTAAHVIAVGHRVVQGGPVFDGPVLVDAEVERQIDELSPLAPLHNPANLTGIRVARALLPDVPHVAVFDTAFFHHLPAAAANYAIDREVAAQHRVRRYGAHGTSHQFVSQEVAAFLGRDVAETSTIVLHLGNGASASAVKGGHAMDTSMGLTPLEGLVMGTRTGDIDPAVTFHLMRNAGMSVDEVDDLLNRRSGLKGMTGQNDLREVHRLVEEGDEAARIALDVYTHRIKKYVGAYAAVMGGVDVIAFTAGVGENDDIVRALSLAGLERLGIEIDAERNAGRKKVPTIVSTDRSATTVVVFPTNEELAIARQSVEVVGA, via the coding sequence ATGACCGCCGCACCGCACACCCAGGGGACCGTGCTCGTCGTCAACTCCGGTTCGTCGTCGATCAAGTACCAGCTCGTCGACCCGGTCGGGGGCGACGCGATCGCGTCGGGCCTCGTCGAGCGCATCGGCGAGGAGATCGGCACCGTCAAGCACGTCGTCGGCGACGCAACGACCGTCCGCGAGGTCCCGGTGGCGGACCACGGCGAGGGCCTGCGCATCGTGCTGGGGCTGTTCGACGAGGTGGGCCCGGACCTGACGGCCGCGCACGTCATCGCGGTCGGCCACCGCGTGGTGCAGGGCGGACCCGTGTTCGACGGCCCCGTGCTGGTCGACGCCGAGGTCGAGCGCCAGATCGACGAGCTCTCCCCCCTCGCGCCGCTGCACAACCCGGCCAACCTCACCGGCATCCGGGTGGCCCGTGCGCTGCTGCCCGACGTGCCGCACGTCGCCGTCTTCGACACCGCGTTCTTCCACCACCTGCCGGCCGCGGCGGCCAACTACGCGATCGACCGCGAGGTCGCCGCGCAGCACCGCGTGCGGCGGTACGGCGCGCACGGCACGTCGCACCAGTTCGTCTCGCAGGAGGTCGCGGCGTTCCTGGGTCGGGACGTCGCCGAGACCAGCACGATCGTGCTGCACCTGGGCAACGGCGCGTCGGCGTCCGCGGTCAAGGGCGGGCACGCGATGGACACCTCGATGGGCCTGACGCCGCTCGAGGGCCTGGTCATGGGCACGCGCACCGGTGACATCGACCCGGCCGTCACGTTCCACCTCATGCGCAACGCGGGCATGAGCGTCGACGAGGTGGACGACCTGCTCAACCGCCGCTCGGGGCTCAAGGGCATGACGGGTCAGAACGACCTGCGCGAGGTGCACCGCCTGGTCGAGGAGGGCGACGAGGCGGCGCGGATCGCGCTGGACGTCTACACGCACCGCATCAAGAAGTACGTGGGCGCGTACGCGGCCGTGATGGGCGGCGTGGACGTCATCGCGTTCACCGCGGGCGTCGGCGAGAACGACGACATCGTGCGCGCGCTGTCGCTCGCGGGCCTCGAGCGCCTCGGCATCGAGATCGACGCCGAGCGCAACGCGGGCCGCAAGAAGGTCCCCACGATCGTCTCGACGGACCGCTCGGCCACCACGGTCGTCGTGTTCCCGACCAACGAGGAGCTCGCGATCGCGCGTCAGTCGGTCGAGGTCGTCGGCGCCTGA
- the pta gene encoding phosphate acetyltransferase, whose product MARSIYVASPEGDTGKSTVALGLLDLLARTVQRVGVFRPVARSSEKRDYVLELLLEHDGVDLSYDECVGATYEEVHADAEAALSRIVQRFHAVERRCDAVVVVGTDYADVTGPTELAYNARIAANLGAPVVLVVNGDRRTPADIEQVVDVSVQELDANHAHVAAVVANRCSAQSVDVVRRLLQSAGRPAWALPESPLLSAPTMGQLSEAVGGTLISGDPELLGREVLDMLVGAMEIEHLLGRLSDGAVIMTPGDRADILLGLLLAHQADGFPTLAGIILNGGFRPAKTIQRLVDGLGSKLPIIATDMGTFRTASTVASTRGRLSADSQRKVDLALSLFERHVDGHALLAALDVAKPDVVTPLMFEYGLLDRARSDRRHIVLPEGNDDRILRAASTLLERGVADLTILGDEAAIRARAAELGLAIEGAQVIDPHDPQYVDRFAAEYAQIRAHKGMTVERAREIVPSVSYFGTMMVHLGLADGMVSGALHTTAHTIKPSFEIIKTAPGTSNVSSAFLMCLEDRVLVYADCAVIPDPTAEQLADIAISSAATAEQFGIEPRIAMLSYSTGESGSGADVDKVRAATALVRERRPDLSIEGPIQYDAAVDASVAKTKMPDSAVAGRATVFVFPDLNTGNNTYKAVQRSAGAVAIGPVLQGLRKPVNDLSRGALVQDIVNTVAITAIQAQAQTAREEGQA is encoded by the coding sequence GTGGCACGCAGCATCTACGTCGCCTCCCCCGAGGGGGACACCGGCAAGTCCACCGTCGCCCTCGGCCTCCTCGACCTCCTGGCCCGCACGGTCCAGCGCGTCGGGGTGTTCCGGCCCGTGGCCCGATCCAGCGAGAAGCGCGACTACGTGCTCGAGCTGCTGCTCGAGCACGACGGGGTCGACCTGTCCTACGACGAGTGCGTGGGCGCGACCTACGAGGAGGTGCACGCCGACGCCGAGGCCGCGCTGTCCCGGATCGTGCAGCGCTTCCACGCGGTCGAGCGGCGCTGCGACGCCGTCGTCGTCGTCGGCACCGACTACGCCGACGTGACCGGGCCCACCGAGCTCGCGTACAACGCGCGCATCGCCGCGAACCTGGGCGCGCCCGTCGTGCTCGTCGTGAACGGCGACCGTCGCACGCCCGCCGACATCGAGCAGGTCGTCGACGTCTCGGTGCAGGAGCTCGACGCCAACCACGCGCACGTCGCCGCGGTCGTCGCGAACCGCTGCTCGGCCCAGTCGGTCGACGTGGTGCGGCGGCTGCTGCAGAGCGCCGGGCGGCCCGCATGGGCGCTGCCCGAGAGCCCGCTGCTCAGCGCACCCACCATGGGCCAGCTGAGCGAGGCCGTGGGCGGGACGCTCATCTCGGGCGACCCGGAGCTGCTGGGCCGCGAGGTCCTCGACATGCTCGTGGGTGCCATGGAGATCGAGCACCTGCTGGGCCGGCTCTCGGACGGCGCGGTCATCATGACCCCGGGCGACCGTGCGGACATCCTGCTGGGCCTGCTGCTCGCGCACCAGGCGGACGGCTTCCCGACGCTCGCGGGCATCATCCTCAACGGCGGCTTCCGGCCCGCCAAGACCATCCAGCGCCTGGTCGACGGCCTCGGCAGCAAGCTGCCGATCATCGCGACCGACATGGGGACGTTCCGCACCGCGAGCACGGTCGCCTCGACGCGCGGGCGCCTGTCGGCCGACTCGCAGCGCAAGGTGGACCTGGCCCTGTCGCTGTTCGAGCGGCACGTGGACGGGCACGCGCTGCTCGCGGCGCTCGACGTCGCCAAGCCCGACGTGGTCACGCCGCTGATGTTCGAGTACGGGCTGCTGGACCGGGCGCGCTCGGACCGCCGGCACATCGTGCTGCCGGAGGGCAACGACGACCGCATCCTGCGCGCGGCGTCCACGCTGCTCGAGCGCGGCGTCGCGGACCTGACGATCCTGGGCGACGAGGCCGCCATCCGCGCACGCGCCGCCGAGCTCGGTCTGGCGATCGAGGGCGCACAGGTGATCGACCCGCACGACCCGCAGTACGTGGACCGGTTCGCGGCCGAGTACGCGCAGATCCGCGCGCACAAGGGCATGACGGTCGAGCGCGCGCGCGAGATCGTCCCGTCGGTGTCCTACTTCGGCACGATGATGGTCCACCTGGGTCTGGCCGACGGCATGGTCTCCGGGGCCCTGCACACCACGGCCCACACCATCAAGCCGTCGTTCGAGATCATCAAGACCGCTCCCGGCACGTCGAACGTCTCGAGCGCGTTCCTCATGTGCCTCGAGGACCGCGTGCTGGTGTACGCCGACTGCGCGGTCATCCCGGACCCGACGGCCGAGCAGCTCGCGGACATCGCGATCTCGTCGGCCGCGACCGCCGAGCAGTTCGGCATCGAGCCGCGCATCGCGATGCTCTCCTACTCCACGGGCGAGTCCGGCTCGGGCGCGGACGTGGACAAGGTGCGCGCCGCGACCGCACTGGTGCGCGAGCGCCGCCCCGACCTGTCGATCGAGGGCCCCATCCAGTACGACGCGGCCGTGGACGCCTCGGTCGCGAAGACGAAGATGCCCGACTCGGCCGTCGCGGGACGTGCGACCGTCTTCGTGTTCCCGGACCTCAACACCGGCAACAACACCTACAAGGCCGTGCAGCGCTCGGCCGGCGCCGTGGCCATCGGCCCGGTGCTGCAGGGTCTGCGCAAGCCCGTCAACGACCTGTCACGGGGCGCTCTCGTGCAGGACATCGTCAACACCGTCGCGATCACCGCGATCCAGGCGCAGGCCCAGACGGCCCGCGAGGAAGGCCAGGCATGA